One segment of Candidatus Nitrospira nitrificans DNA contains the following:
- a CDS encoding TlyA family RNA methyltransferase gives MNKRRDRDRCDQVLTARGLVPSRDVAVRMILAGKVRSNGAIVDKPSRVIPVDAAIEVIGDGQPFVSRGGEKLEAALDSYSIAPQGLICLDVGCSTGGFTDCLLKRGAVKVYAVDVGYGQFDWRLRQDPRVVLSERTNIRYLSPSAVPEPVDLVVIDVSFISLTKVLPPILPFLRAPARIIALIKPQFEVGKGRVGRGGVVRDDAQRAEVVQRIIQFAADKGLKTMGTIASPIKGKKGNQEILAIFEYDAPFHGM, from the coding sequence ATGAACAAACGACGCGATAGGGATCGTTGTGACCAGGTGTTGACGGCTCGTGGATTGGTGCCGAGCCGAGACGTCGCGGTCCGGATGATTCTTGCGGGCAAGGTCAGAAGCAACGGAGCAATCGTCGACAAACCGTCCAGAGTGATTCCCGTCGATGCGGCCATCGAGGTTATCGGAGATGGCCAGCCGTTCGTCAGTCGAGGAGGTGAAAAACTGGAGGCCGCTCTTGATTCCTATTCAATCGCCCCGCAAGGACTGATTTGTCTCGATGTGGGATGCTCGACCGGAGGGTTCACCGATTGTTTGCTCAAACGGGGGGCTGTGAAGGTCTATGCGGTTGACGTGGGCTACGGGCAATTCGATTGGCGGCTCCGACAAGATCCGCGCGTCGTGCTGAGTGAGCGGACCAACATTCGTTATCTATCTCCTTCCGCCGTCCCGGAGCCGGTTGATCTGGTCGTCATCGATGTCTCGTTTATTTCATTGACGAAGGTGCTTCCGCCCATCCTGCCGTTTCTCCGCGCTCCGGCCCGCATCATCGCCTTGATCAAACCCCAATTTGAAGTAGGCAAGGGCCGAGTCGGTCGGGGCGGCGTCGTGCGTGATGACGCGCAGCGAGCGGAGGTTGTTCAGAGAATCATCCAATTCGCGGCGGACAAGGGGCTGAAGACCATGGGGACCATCGCGTCTCCGATCAAAGGGAAAAAAGGCAACCAGGAAATATTAGCAATCTTTGAGTACGACGCCCCGTTTCATGGTATGTAA
- a CDS encoding SDR family oxidoreductase, translated as MKVLVTGGAGFIGSHVVDRLVEEGHQVVIVDNLATGKRKNVNRAASLYKTDITSWRLERVFRNERPNIVLHLAAQINVPRSIADPVFDAQINILGTMNVLQQAVRYGCRKVVFSSSGGAIYGEQETFPAAEPHATNPLSPYGISKLCGEHYLSYFQRVSGIPVVSLRYANVYGPRQDPDGEAGVIAIFIQKMLNNEQPIIHGNGRQTRDFVFVDDVAEANLAAMGQDAHGVYNVGTGVETSVNELFRMLAGLTASSVKEVHGPAKAGEQIRSVVDPSRIKQELGWEVKVDLAEGLKQTVEFFQGKSR; from the coding sequence ATGAAAGTACTCGTCACGGGCGGCGCAGGGTTTATCGGGTCCCATGTGGTGGACCGACTCGTTGAAGAGGGGCATCAAGTCGTCATCGTCGACAATCTGGCCACCGGCAAGCGGAAGAACGTCAATCGCGCGGCGAGTCTCTACAAGACCGACATAACCAGCTGGCGCCTGGAACGGGTGTTTCGCAATGAACGGCCCAACATCGTCCTCCACCTTGCGGCTCAGATCAATGTCCCTCGTTCGATAGCCGATCCGGTGTTCGATGCCCAGATCAATATCTTGGGGACCATGAACGTGTTGCAGCAAGCGGTTCGGTATGGTTGCCGAAAGGTCGTGTTCTCCTCATCCGGTGGAGCGATCTATGGTGAACAGGAGACATTTCCGGCGGCTGAACCTCACGCCACCAATCCCCTCTCGCCCTATGGCATCAGTAAATTGTGCGGCGAACATTACTTGTCCTATTTCCAACGGGTGAGCGGGATTCCAGTCGTCAGCCTTCGGTATGCCAATGTCTACGGGCCGAGACAGGACCCCGATGGAGAGGCAGGGGTCATCGCCATCTTCATTCAAAAGATGTTGAACAACGAGCAGCCCATCATTCATGGAAACGGCCGTCAAACGCGTGATTTCGTCTTCGTTGATGACGTGGCGGAAGCCAACCTGGCCGCCATGGGGCAGGATGCGCACGGAGTCTATAACGTCGGAACCGGGGTTGAGACATCCGTCAACGAGTTGTTCAGGATGCTGGCCGGGCTGACTGCTTCGAGCGTCAAGGAAGTGCATGGCCCGGCCAAAGCCGGCGAGCAGATTCGCAGTGTGGTTGATCCGTCACGGATCAAACAAGAACTGGGATGGGAGGTCAAGGTGGACCTCGCCGAAGGGCTGAAGCAGACGGTGGAATTTTTCCAAGGGAAGAGCCGCTAG
- a CDS encoding rhodanese-like domain-containing protein, whose amino-acid sequence MSFVITPKELKARLDKGDKLVLLDVREPWENQLAKLDDSILIPLGTLPNSLSKLDRNAEIIAYCHHGMRSGDATGFLLQQGFSNVKNLIGGIDAWSAQVDGSVPRY is encoded by the coding sequence ATGAGCTTTGTCATTACACCCAAAGAACTGAAGGCCCGGCTCGATAAAGGCGACAAATTGGTGCTTCTGGATGTGCGGGAACCTTGGGAAAACCAACTCGCCAAGCTGGATGACTCCATCCTCATTCCGCTCGGCACGCTGCCCAACTCACTTTCCAAGTTGGACAGAAACGCCGAGATCATCGCGTACTGTCACCATGGGATGAGAAGCGGTGACGCGACAGGTTTCCTGTTGCAGCAGGGATTCTCGAACGTGAAGAATTTAATCGGCGGAATCGATGCGTGGTCCGCCCAAGTTGATGGGAGTGTCCCCCGCTACTGA
- the aat gene encoding leucyl/phenylalanyl-tRNA--protein transferase → MVRLNRYDLRFPPVDRASPDGLLAVGGDLRPERLLEAYRQGIFPWYNDDQPILWWSPDPRAVLIPDKLHVSRSLKRSLRSCFFSVTLDTSFRHVMEQCAGPRPQYPEGGTWITGDMLDAYTSLHELGYAHSVETWQDGRLVGGLYGVAIGGAFFAESMFTRVDDASKVALVKLVKQLQAWNFSLIDCQQFSPHVSRFGAEEIPRSVFMRHLNQALTLPDRQGRWTFETV, encoded by the coding sequence ATGGTTCGTTTGAATCGCTACGATCTTCGTTTCCCCCCGGTTGATCGGGCATCCCCAGACGGTCTCCTCGCGGTAGGGGGTGATCTCCGACCAGAGCGGCTACTCGAGGCCTATCGGCAAGGCATCTTTCCCTGGTACAACGACGATCAACCCATTCTCTGGTGGTCGCCTGACCCTCGCGCCGTGCTGATCCCCGACAAACTCCATGTCTCGCGCAGCCTCAAGCGGAGCCTTCGCTCATGCTTCTTCTCCGTCACGCTCGATACCAGCTTTCGGCATGTCATGGAACAGTGCGCGGGACCGCGCCCGCAATATCCAGAGGGAGGCACTTGGATTACCGGAGATATGCTGGACGCCTATACCAGTTTGCACGAGCTCGGCTATGCCCATTCCGTGGAGACATGGCAGGACGGTCGTCTGGTCGGCGGACTGTATGGCGTGGCGATCGGAGGCGCCTTCTTTGCCGAGTCAATGTTCACCAGAGTCGATGATGCATCCAAAGTAGCGCTCGTGAAGCTCGTCAAGCAGCTTCAGGCCTGGAACTTTTCCCTCATCGATTGCCAGCAGTTTTCTCCCCATGTCAGCCGGTTCGGCGCGGAAGAAATTCCACGATCAGTCTTCATGAGACATCTCAACCAGGCGCTCACCCTTCCCGATCGGCAGGGACGGTGGACATTCGAAACAGTGTGA